A genomic segment from SAR324 cluster bacterium encodes:
- a CDS encoding sugar-binding transcriptional regulator, protein MNVKLRRKDSPPEFQDVVTWAAWLYYIDQMTQIDVAKVLGVSRASVVNYLQEARDRGLVSIQFDQKSISETVISKSLQAKYGLAGCVVIPKTVEESKLSERLGVAAARVLFSMLNSNDVISVAWGKTVLAAAQAIPRSQLDNLTVVQVVGSFHSTVEFSPEFCTSVLANRLNALCMNFLAPAILSSKHLKDELLKEEVLVNQFKTIKSSRIIIFGIGELDPQSTVVRTGFLKATEREKYLAQGAIGTILGRMLNEQGQQIYTEIDDRMIGVSLDEIKNIPCRLAVAGGSQKVEVVRATLKGQYPTHLVTDYETANALLS, encoded by the coding sequence ATGAATGTAAAATTGCGCAGAAAGGATAGTCCTCCAGAATTCCAAGATGTAGTTACTTGGGCTGCTTGGCTTTATTACATTGATCAAATGACACAGATTGATGTTGCCAAGGTTCTAGGGGTTTCCAGGGCTTCGGTTGTAAATTATCTTCAAGAAGCTCGTGACCGAGGTCTCGTATCAATCCAGTTCGATCAAAAGTCGATCTCAGAAACTGTCATTTCCAAATCGCTCCAAGCGAAATACGGTCTTGCTGGCTGTGTAGTTATTCCAAAGACCGTCGAGGAATCGAAATTATCCGAAAGACTGGGAGTAGCGGCTGCAAGGGTCTTATTCAGCATGTTGAATTCCAACGATGTAATCTCTGTAGCTTGGGGAAAGACTGTTCTCGCAGCGGCCCAAGCTATTCCCCGAAGCCAATTGGATAACCTCACAGTAGTTCAAGTCGTTGGTAGTTTTCATTCGACAGTCGAATTCTCCCCAGAATTTTGTACATCTGTGCTTGCCAACCGGCTTAACGCCCTCTGTATGAATTTTCTAGCTCCAGCAATTCTTTCCTCGAAACACCTTAAAGATGAATTATTGAAAGAAGAGGTTCTTGTTAACCAGTTCAAGACTATCAAATCTTCACGAATTATCATTTTCGGAATTGGAGAGCTAGATCCCCAAAGCACAGTCGTTAGAACAGGCTTTCTGAAGGCAACTGAGCGTGAAAAATATCTTGCGCAGGGAGCAATTGGGACAATTCTCGGTAGAATGCTCAACGAGCAGGGCCAGCAGATTTACACAGAAATAGATGATCGGATGATCGGAGTATCACTCGATGAAATCAAAAACATTCCTTGTCGATTAGCTGTGGCAGGAGGTTCCCAAAAAGTGGAGGTTGTGCGAGCAACTCTGAAAGGACAATATCCAACCCACTTGGTCACAGACTATGAAACTGCAAATGCACTACTTAGTTGA
- a CDS encoding FGGY-family carbohydrate kinase has protein sequence MTERFVIGIDSSTQSTKAIVWNETGQPISEGRAPISMKMPQPGHAEQDPHEWWDSFKIALRQALENIDPKRVEGLSISNQRETVAFLDQDGTSLHDAMVWLDERAANEVSGLCEVLGGEQIHKISGKPIDPTPVLYRLKWLSKNKPEVLAKTHRILDVQGYLVFRLTGTAKTSWTSADPFGTFDIHKKGWSSTLLDQVGVSADQFPEALCPGAEIGKISEKIASEFNLPKNLKVFAGGGDGQCAGLGVNAIAGGRAYLNLGTAIIVGASSKDLRLSNFWRTHISPTGEGYFLESVQRAGAFFVNWFLECLGTGERTGEIFSRLEGQASKIDIGSEGVLVQTHLSGCMDPHWDPSSTGAFLGLRTHHTQAHLYRASLEALTLESARAIQKMAGEGVELKKINGIGGGAQSPLWIKMIADATQLPVQRSLSNEASALGAGISAAVGAGWFANFEEAAAAMTNEAEQIEPDQNVADKWQELSMRQSQIYMMTKTF, from the coding sequence ATGACGGAGAGATTTGTCATTGGGATTGACAGTTCTACTCAATCGACAAAAGCGATCGTTTGGAATGAGACGGGCCAGCCAATCTCTGAGGGTAGGGCACCGATCAGTATGAAAATGCCTCAACCAGGTCACGCTGAGCAGGATCCTCATGAATGGTGGGATTCTTTTAAAATTGCTTTGCGGCAAGCACTTGAAAATATTGACCCAAAGAGAGTAGAAGGTCTCTCTATTTCTAATCAAAGAGAAACCGTAGCTTTTCTGGATCAGGATGGAACTAGTTTACATGACGCAATGGTTTGGCTGGATGAAAGGGCTGCTAACGAGGTTAGTGGTTTGTGTGAGGTTCTTGGAGGAGAACAAATTCACAAAATTTCAGGTAAACCAATTGACCCCACCCCTGTGTTGTATCGGCTGAAGTGGTTGAGCAAAAACAAACCTGAAGTTCTTGCGAAGACACATCGAATCCTTGATGTGCAAGGTTACCTTGTATTTCGTTTGACAGGAACCGCCAAAACTAGTTGGACAAGCGCCGATCCTTTTGGAACTTTCGACATCCATAAAAAAGGCTGGTCCAGCACTTTGCTTGATCAGGTTGGTGTAAGCGCAGATCAGTTTCCCGAAGCACTCTGCCCTGGTGCAGAGATTGGGAAGATCTCAGAAAAAATCGCCTCAGAATTCAACTTACCAAAGAACCTAAAAGTATTTGCAGGTGGAGGAGATGGTCAATGTGCAGGGCTTGGTGTAAATGCCATTGCAGGGGGGCGTGCTTACCTGAATCTTGGGACAGCTATTATCGTGGGAGCTTCATCTAAGGATCTGCGCTTAAGTAATTTCTGGCGAACTCACATTTCCCCTACCGGTGAGGGCTATTTCTTGGAATCTGTTCAGAGGGCTGGCGCTTTTTTTGTCAACTGGTTTTTAGAATGCCTTGGGACCGGGGAGCGCACTGGAGAAATTTTCTCTAGGCTTGAAGGACAAGCCTCTAAAATTGACATTGGTTCTGAAGGAGTTCTCGTTCAGACTCACCTCTCTGGATGCATGGATCCTCATTGGGATCCCTCTTCAACCGGGGCATTTTTGGGTCTAAGAACTCATCACACACAAGCACATCTGTATCGAGCTTCCCTCGAAGCGCTAACACTAGAATCAGCCCGTGCCATTCAGAAAATGGCTGGTGAGGGGGTTGAACTAAAAAAGATCAATGGGATTGGGGGTGGGGCCCAAAGTCCTCTGTGGATTAAGATGATCGCCGATGCAACCCAACTCCCTGTTCAAAGAAGCCTTTCCAATGAAGCTTCCGCCTTGGGGGCTGGAATTTCAGCTGCTGTGGGTGCAGGTTGGTTTGCAAATTTTGAAGAGGCTGCAGCTGCAATGACAAATGAGGCAGAGCAGATCGAGCCTGATCAAAATGTTGCTGATAAATGGCAAGAGTTGTCAATGAGACAGTCCCAAATCTATATGATGACAAAAACATTTTAG